In one Leptospira mtsangambouensis genomic region, the following are encoded:
- a CDS encoding helix-turn-helix domain-containing protein, translating into MASPFQYFSEYLNFFLLFSSLLGFLYAIGEFFSYHKNRKQILLGIIFLGTSYLLFNFYLISSGKIKGLYPLFLTDLPIVACLGVLLDEYFLMILEGKFRSFRRLSYRIVPLTSLFVLIVLWNIWNKTNYLEIQALGLNPFLSRPLFLVLPTILIYIWCLLRIFRRISKQIRWSTFRKNYTLRIGILIVGFCLALSFHGLITLARGGQTAHQLSGIAIGFFLCFLYVLRQTYPDFFLEVRKIVEDEKKAKISQISKLDHNEVRNKLVNLFEKEKIYREEKLSLRELAERVDLSSHQLSEFLNTEIKQSFYQYTNFYRVSEAKEKIEKEPDRSLLAIAYDVGFGSKSTFNEAFKKETGTTPREYREKILKKHPVRSSRS; encoded by the coding sequence ATGGCTTCTCCCTTCCAATATTTCAGTGAATACTTAAATTTTTTCCTCCTGTTTTCCTCTCTTCTCGGTTTCCTATATGCAATCGGAGAATTTTTTAGTTATCATAAAAATAGAAAACAAATTCTTTTAGGAATCATCTTCCTTGGAACTAGTTATTTACTTTTTAACTTTTACCTAATATCTTCTGGAAAAATCAAGGGGCTTTATCCTTTATTCTTAACCGATTTACCCATTGTTGCCTGCCTTGGGGTCCTATTGGATGAATACTTTCTTATGATTTTAGAAGGAAAATTCCGATCGTTTCGAAGGCTTTCTTACCGGATTGTTCCCTTAACTTCATTATTTGTTTTGATTGTTCTTTGGAATATTTGGAACAAAACCAATTACCTCGAAATCCAAGCTCTCGGATTGAATCCATTTTTATCTAGACCTTTGTTTTTAGTTTTGCCCACCATTCTAATCTATATTTGGTGTTTGCTTCGAATCTTTAGAAGGATATCCAAACAAATTCGATGGAGTACGTTCCGAAAAAATTATACATTACGAATTGGAATCCTCATTGTTGGATTTTGTTTGGCCTTATCTTTTCATGGACTCATCACTTTGGCAAGAGGTGGACAAACCGCTCACCAATTGTCAGGGATTGCCATTGGATTTTTTTTGTGTTTTTTGTATGTATTGAGACAAACTTACCCGGATTTCTTTTTGGAAGTTCGCAAAATTGTGGAAGATGAAAAAAAGGCCAAGATCTCACAGATTTCCAAACTAGACCACAATGAAGTGCGAAACAAACTCGTGAATTTATTCGAAAAAGAAAAGATTTACCGAGAAGAAAAACTAAGCCTACGTGAATTAGCAGAAAGAGTGGACTTAAGTTCGCACCAACTCTCCGAATTTTTAAATACGGAAATCAAACAAAGCTTTTACCAATATACAAATTTTTACCGAGTGAGTGAAGCAAAGGAAAAAATCGAAAAAGAACCAGACCGGTCCCTTCTTGCCATTGCCTATGATGTAGGATTTGGGTCCAAATCTACCTTCAATGAAGCCTTCAAAAAAGAAACGGGAACCACTCCAAGAGAATATAGAGAAAAAATTCTGAAAAAACATCCAGTTCGATCCAGTCGGTCGTAG
- a CDS encoding histidine kinase dimerization/phosphoacceptor domain -containing protein, which produces MKLRNRNLDPERIADFECYRSGILELIVGNAPLTDVLTEIVLGIETLNPTMLCTVVLIENSKIKIGAAPSLPKIYNDSIEGVTIGPEAGSCGTAAYTGKRVVVEDIGTSPLWKNYKDIALSVGLSSCWSEPIRSHTNEIIGTFAIYHHEIASPTEFDIFIITETADLVSIAIEKSIVSEKLTESERRFRDFFEKNSSVMLIIEPNSGDIISANQTAVQFYGYPHEVLTKMKIEEINILPPEEVKAERLRALAESRSYFAFSHKLASGAIKQVEVYSTPIETSNRHLLFSIVHDVTERKIAEEKVKSLLSEKEMILREVHHRIKNNMTILYNLLDLQAGSQENEEIRNSLKDATSRIKTMSLLYDKLYLGKAFHELLLDEYLIPLSGEIISLFPYPVKLITEIDSLQLSAEQLQAIGIITNELLTNSLKYARDSSKELEIKIKVWAEEENFFLLISDNGKGFDPEISNPDKLGFGLTLVSMLTKQLNGTITFQGASGAEYKIKFPIHKPHP; this is translated from the coding sequence GTGAAGCTTAGAAATCGCAATCTTGATCCAGAACGAATTGCCGACTTTGAATGTTATCGAAGTGGGATTTTAGAACTCATTGTAGGAAATGCTCCGCTCACCGATGTACTAACCGAAATTGTATTGGGAATTGAAACTTTAAATCCCACAATGTTATGTACTGTTGTTCTCATCGAAAATTCTAAAATTAAAATTGGGGCTGCCCCTTCTCTTCCCAAAATTTATAATGATTCCATTGAAGGCGTTACCATTGGACCTGAGGCAGGTTCTTGTGGCACAGCGGCATACACTGGCAAACGAGTTGTGGTTGAAGATATAGGAACAAGTCCTTTATGGAAAAATTATAAAGACATAGCTTTGAGTGTGGGTCTGTCCTCTTGTTGGTCTGAACCCATCCGCTCCCATACAAACGAAATCATTGGTACCTTTGCCATTTACCATCATGAAATTGCAAGCCCTACAGAATTTGATATCTTTATCATTACGGAAACAGCAGATCTTGTGAGCATCGCGATCGAAAAATCCATTGTTTCCGAAAAACTAACAGAAAGCGAAAGAAGGTTTCGGGATTTTTTTGAAAAAAATTCATCTGTAATGCTCATCATTGAGCCAAACTCAGGGGATATCATTAGTGCCAACCAAACAGCAGTTCAATTCTATGGTTATCCTCATGAAGTTTTAACAAAGATGAAAATTGAAGAAATCAATATTTTACCTCCTGAAGAAGTAAAAGCAGAAAGGCTGCGTGCACTTGCAGAATCGAGAAGTTACTTTGCTTTCTCGCATAAACTTGCCAGTGGGGCCATCAAACAAGTAGAAGTTTACTCCACTCCAATTGAAACAAGCAACCGCCATCTTCTTTTTTCCATCGTTCATGATGTCACAGAAAGAAAAATCGCTGAAGAAAAAGTTAAGTCCCTACTTTCGGAAAAGGAAATGATTTTAAGAGAGGTCCATCATCGGATCAAAAACAATATGACCATCCTTTATAATCTTTTGGATTTACAAGCAGGGTCACAGGAAAACGAAGAAATCCGAAACTCATTAAAGGATGCAACCAGTCGCATCAAAACCATGTCCCTTCTCTACGACAAATTGTATTTGGGGAAAGCATTTCACGAATTACTTTTAGATGAATATCTAATCCCTTTATCAGGGGAAATTATTTCTTTATTTCCTTACCCAGTAAAACTGATTACGGAAATTGATAGTCTCCAATTGTCCGCAGAACAACTCCAAGCCATTGGCATCATCACAAACGAACTGCTCACCAATAGTTTAAAGTATGCAAGAGATTCATCCAAAGAGTTGGAAATTAAAATCAAAGTCTGGGCAGAAGAAGAAAATTTCTTTTTACTCATCAGTGACAACGGAAAAGGATTTGATCCGGAAATATCAAACCCAGATAAACTGGGTTTTGGATTGACCTTAGTGTCTATGTTAACCAAACAACTGAATGGTACGATTACCTTTCAAGGTGCCTCTGGCGCAGAATATAAAATCAAATTCCCGATCCATAAACCCCATCCTTAA
- the cmk gene encoding (d)CMP kinase, protein MSLSNIEKVIAIDGPAGSGKSTLARMIAHKIGYLYLDSGAYYRALTLAIWEKFLETKEDESKFPFYTEKLADATLLEKDEAEFGISVAKIPVHCELSSTGENLMFLGERDISLEIRDPEITKKIRYIAPRRAFREIINHHIREFAKTHQLVMDGRDIGTEVFPKSKFKFFLTASVEVRAKRRYDELVTKGFKADLDHIKEEIVARDESDTTRTVAPLKQASDAILIDTSTLDTETVLNTILSKVSSSGQI, encoded by the coding sequence ATGAGTCTATCGAACATAGAAAAAGTCATTGCCATAGACGGGCCTGCTGGCTCCGGAAAAAGTACACTTGCACGAATGATCGCCCATAAAATCGGGTATCTTTACTTGGATTCGGGGGCCTATTATCGTGCGTTAACTCTTGCTATATGGGAAAAGTTTTTAGAAACAAAAGAGGATGAGTCTAAATTTCCTTTTTATACGGAAAAACTTGCTGATGCCACTCTTTTAGAAAAAGACGAAGCAGAGTTCGGTATTTCTGTGGCTAAAATTCCCGTACATTGTGAACTTTCTTCCACGGGAGAAAATTTAATGTTCCTGGGCGAAAGGGACATAAGTTTGGAAATCCGCGATCCAGAGATCACTAAAAAAATTCGGTACATTGCCCCTAGGCGTGCATTTCGCGAAATTATAAACCACCATATCCGAGAATTTGCAAAAACCCACCAATTGGTGATGGATGGCCGGGACATTGGGACAGAAGTTTTTCCCAAATCCAAATTTAAATTTTTTCTGACCGCCTCTGTGGAAGTGAGGGCCAAACGCCGATACGATGAATTAGTAACAAAAGGCTTCAAAGCCGACCTAGACCACATCAAAGAAGAGATTGTGGCAAGGGATGAAAGTGACACCACTCGTACTGTGGCTCCCCTGAAGCAGGCTTCCGACGCAATCCTGATTGACACGAGCACCCTCGACACGGAAACTGTCCTAAATACTATCCTGTCCAAGGTTTCATCCTCTGGGCAAATCTAG